The proteins below are encoded in one region of Microbispora sp. NBC_01189:
- a CDS encoding sec-independent translocase, with product MFGLGWGEALALVVIALLVFGPDKLPQAAQQAGRTLRQLRQMANNAKSDLQANMGPEFANFDPADLNPKTFVRKHLLDDLEKDWNDPERTDHGPDSPTPEVPELGVGEIPPYDNEAT from the coding sequence ATGTTCGGACTCGGCTGGGGGGAGGCCCTGGCGCTCGTGGTGATCGCCCTGCTCGTCTTCGGCCCCGACAAGCTGCCCCAGGCCGCCCAGCAGGCGGGCCGCACGCTGCGGCAGCTCCGTCAGATGGCCAACAACGCCAAGTCGGACCTGCAGGCCAACATGGGGCCGGAGTTCGCCAACTTCGACCCGGCCGACCTCAATCCGAAGACCTTCGTGCGCAAGCACCTGCTCGACGATCTCGAGAAGGACTGGAACGACCCGGAGCGCACGGACCACGGGCCGGACTCCCCGACGCCCGAGGTGCCGGAGCTGGGCGTGGGGGAGATCCCGCCGTACGACAACGAGGCGACCTGA
- a CDS encoding S1C family serine protease yields MTDNTRSHGASDRPEFLPAGHEAPQEPSHDSWGTRWAPPPGFPQSYFTETAFTETAFTGTAFAETAFTEEAPEPRGPNIALFTALAVVIALVAGGVASWGTFLLTRPASGVDQGYTLSAPSSLPTARPPGSIAGVAAKVLPSVVSLEVKGNSEAGTGSGFVIKGGYVVTNNHVVAVSGQVGNIRVRYNDGTSAVARVVGRDPNSDIAVVKPEGAVRAPELPLGNSDGAVVGDPVIAVGSPLGLTGTVTTGIISSLNRPVEAGGSTGSDYALINAIQTDAAINPGNSGGPLVNTAGEVIGVNSAIATVGGGSLLGQQSGSIGLGFAIPVNQVRRIAQELITTGAARTSRIGITIDQNYQGEGVRIATETEGGAVPVTPGGPAAKAGLRAGDVILEVDGRPVSDSRELVVTIRSKAPGDQVRLRFRHDGEVRTATVTVGAAPAPSVAPS; encoded by the coding sequence ATGACCGACAACACGCGTTCCCACGGCGCGTCGGACCGGCCCGAGTTCCTGCCCGCCGGTCATGAGGCGCCGCAGGAACCCTCCCACGACTCCTGGGGCACCCGGTGGGCGCCCCCGCCGGGGTTCCCGCAGTCGTACTTCACGGAGACGGCCTTCACGGAGACGGCCTTCACGGGGACGGCCTTCGCGGAGACGGCCTTCACAGAGGAGGCGCCGGAGCCCCGCGGGCCCAACATCGCGCTGTTCACGGCCCTGGCCGTGGTGATCGCGCTCGTGGCGGGCGGCGTGGCGAGCTGGGGGACGTTCCTGCTGACCCGCCCCGCCTCCGGCGTCGACCAGGGCTACACGCTGAGCGCGCCGTCGTCCCTCCCCACGGCGCGCCCGCCCGGGTCGATCGCGGGAGTGGCCGCCAAGGTCCTGCCCAGCGTGGTCTCGCTGGAGGTGAAGGGCAACAGCGAGGCCGGCACCGGGTCGGGCTTCGTCATCAAGGGCGGCTACGTCGTCACCAACAACCACGTCGTGGCCGTCTCGGGCCAGGTGGGGAACATCCGCGTGCGCTACAACGACGGCACCTCCGCCGTGGCGCGGGTCGTGGGCCGCGACCCGAACTCCGACATCGCGGTGGTCAAGCCCGAAGGGGCCGTCAGGGCGCCGGAGCTCCCTCTCGGGAACTCCGACGGGGCGGTCGTCGGCGACCCGGTCATCGCCGTCGGCTCGCCCCTCGGCCTGACCGGCACCGTCACCACCGGGATCATCAGCTCGCTCAACCGTCCCGTCGAGGCCGGCGGCAGCACCGGGTCCGACTACGCGCTCATCAACGCGATCCAGACCGACGCCGCGATCAACCCGGGCAACTCCGGCGGTCCGCTGGTGAACACGGCGGGAGAGGTGATCGGCGTGAACTCGGCCATCGCCACGGTCGGCGGCGGCTCGCTGCTCGGCCAGCAGTCCGGCAGCATCGGCCTCGGCTTCGCGATCCCGGTCAACCAGGTGCGTCGGATCGCCCAGGAACTGATCACCACCGGGGCCGCCCGCACCTCCCGGATCGGCATCACCATCGACCAGAACTATCAGGGCGAGGGAGTGCGGATCGCCACGGAGACCGAGGGTGGCGCCGTGCCGGTCACGCCCGGCGGGCCGGCCGCGAAGGCGGGCCTGCGGGCCGGTGACGTCATCCTGGAGGTCGACGGCCGGCCCGTGAGCGACAGCCGCGAGCTGGTCGTCACCATCCGCAGCAAGGCGCCCGGCGACCAGGTCCGCCTGCGGTTCCGGCACGACGGCGAGGTCCGGACCGCCACCGTCACCGTGGGCGCGGCCCCCGCCCCCAGCGTCGCCCCGTCCTGA
- a CDS encoding magnesium transporter MgtE N-terminal domain-containing protein: MDRIFVARLAGVAVFDPAGDQIGRIRDVVVSLRGPLLPRVHGFVVEVQPRRRVFLPVTRITSIEPRAVIFTGKLNMRRFECRDTETLAIGEMLDRGVEYRGERVTVQDLAMERTRPSDWLIAKVAVRRGSRRRGETLIVDWGDVSGFTGVQKDQGAANLLAAFEALRPADLANMLHELPSQRMAEVAAALDDDRLADVLEELPERDQVLVLSRLHRDRAADVLEEMGPDDAADLLQELPAEQAEGLLRLMVPEEAAPVRRLLTYREDTAGGMMTTEPVILPPTATVAEALAHIRQQEQTPAIAAQVYVARPPSETPTGRFLGMAHFQRLLREPPSTLLGSVIDITVDPIRPEFTVSEVAAYLATYNLVAVPVVDELGRLLGAVTVDDVLDHMLPDDWRERP; this comes from the coding sequence GTGGATCGGATCTTCGTGGCCCGCCTGGCGGGGGTGGCGGTCTTCGACCCGGCCGGCGACCAGATCGGCCGGATCCGGGACGTCGTCGTCTCGCTGCGGGGGCCGCTGCTTCCCCGGGTCCACGGCTTCGTCGTCGAGGTGCAGCCACGCCGCCGGGTCTTCCTGCCGGTCACCAGGATCACCTCCATCGAGCCCCGCGCCGTCATCTTCACCGGCAAGCTCAACATGCGCAGGTTCGAGTGCCGGGACACCGAGACGCTGGCCATCGGCGAGATGCTCGACCGCGGCGTCGAGTACCGCGGCGAGCGGGTCACCGTGCAGGACCTCGCGATGGAGCGGACCCGCCCCTCCGACTGGCTGATCGCGAAGGTCGCCGTACGGCGGGGGTCGCGGCGCCGGGGCGAGACGCTGATCGTCGACTGGGGGGACGTCTCCGGCTTTACCGGGGTCCAGAAGGACCAGGGCGCGGCCAACCTGCTCGCCGCCTTCGAGGCGCTCCGCCCGGCCGACCTGGCGAACATGCTGCACGAGCTGCCCAGCCAGCGGATGGCCGAGGTGGCCGCCGCGCTGGACGACGACCGGCTCGCCGACGTCCTGGAGGAGCTGCCCGAGCGCGACCAGGTGCTCGTGCTGAGCCGGCTGCACCGGGACCGGGCCGCCGACGTGCTGGAGGAGATGGGCCCGGACGACGCGGCCGACCTGCTCCAGGAACTGCCCGCCGAACAGGCCGAGGGCCTGCTGCGCCTCATGGTGCCCGAGGAGGCCGCCCCGGTGCGGCGGCTGCTGACCTACCGCGAGGACACGGCCGGCGGCATGATGACGACCGAGCCGGTCATCCTGCCCCCCACCGCGACGGTGGCCGAGGCCCTCGCGCACATCCGGCAGCAGGAACAGACGCCGGCCATCGCCGCCCAGGTGTACGTCGCCCGGCCGCCGAGCGAGACGCCCACCGGGCGCTTCCTGGGCATGGCGCACTTCCAGCGTCTGCTGCGGGAGCCGCCGTCGACGCTGCTCGGCAGCGTGATAGACATCACCGTGGACCCGATCAGGCCGGAGTTCACGGTGTCCGAGGTGGCGGCGTACCTCGCGACGTACAACCTGGTCGCGGTCCCCGTCGTGGACGAGCTGGGGCGCCTGCTCGGCGCCGTGACCGTCGACGACGTGCTCGACCACATGCTGCCGGACGACTGGCGGGAACGACCATGA
- the sigE gene encoding RNA polymerase sigma factor SigE, with amino-acid sequence MPVDEHDHQAETSVSDWTPPTWEEVVRTHSARVYRLAYRLTGNVHDAEDLTQEVFVRVFRSLSSYTPGTFEGWLHRITTNLFLDMARRRQRIRFEGLADDAAERLHGREPSPAQAYDDAHMEPDIQAALDALAPEFRAAVVLCDIEGLSYEEIARTLDVKLGTVRSRIHRGRAQLREALDHRAPSANRNGDQTPPSFSREGL; translated from the coding sequence ATGCCGGTGGACGAGCACGACCACCAGGCGGAGACTTCGGTGTCCGACTGGACGCCTCCCACATGGGAGGAGGTCGTCAGAACGCATTCCGCGCGCGTCTACCGGCTGGCCTATCGGCTGACGGGCAACGTCCACGACGCCGAGGACCTCACGCAGGAGGTCTTCGTCCGGGTGTTCCGATCCCTGTCGAGCTACACCCCCGGCACGTTCGAGGGGTGGCTCCACCGGATCACCACGAACCTCTTCCTCGACATGGCGCGGCGCAGGCAGCGCATCCGTTTCGAGGGGCTGGCGGACGACGCCGCCGAGCGGCTGCACGGCCGCGAGCCGTCTCCCGCGCAGGCGTACGACGACGCGCACATGGAGCCCGACATCCAGGCCGCGCTCGACGCCCTGGCGCCGGAGTTCCGGGCGGCCGTGGTGCTGTGCGACATCGAGGGCCTGTCCTACGAGGAGATCGCGAGGACGCTCGACGTGAAACTCGGCACGGTGCGCAGCCGCATCCACCGCGGCCGCGCGCAACTGCGGGAGGCGCTCGACCACCGGGCGCCCTCGGCGAACCGGAACGGCGACCAAACCCCCCCTTCATTCAGCAGGGAGGGACTGTGA
- a CDS encoding Mrp/NBP35 family ATP-binding protein translates to MAPSPEQVTAALATVNDPEIRRPITELGMVKSVDISPDGVVRVGVYLTVAGCPLKDTITRDITGAVSRLDGVSRVHVDMDVMSAEQRKELQTKLRGDRGPEKEIPFSRPGSLTRVFAVASGKGGVGKSSVTVNLAAAMASQGLKVGVVDADIYGHSVPRMLGVSERPTKVEDMIMPPVAHDIKVISVGMFKPEGNTPVVWRGPMLDRALYQFLTDVFWGDLDVLLMDLPPGTGDIAISVAQRMPTAEILVVTTPQQAAAEVAERAGSIAAQTHQQIAGVIENMAWLPCPHCDERISVFGEGGGQFVADALTRTLGSRVPLLGQVPIDMRLREGGDEGKPLVLTDPEAPAAAELRRIAAGLGRKPTGLKGLKLDISPVKH, encoded by the coding sequence ATGGCACCATCCCCTGAACAGGTCACGGCCGCGCTCGCCACGGTGAACGACCCGGAGATCCGCCGGCCGATCACCGAGCTCGGCATGGTCAAGAGCGTCGACATCTCCCCCGACGGGGTGGTGCGCGTGGGCGTGTACCTGACCGTCGCCGGCTGTCCGCTGAAGGACACCATCACCCGCGACATCACCGGCGCCGTGTCCCGGCTCGACGGCGTGTCGCGCGTCCACGTCGACATGGACGTGATGAGCGCCGAGCAGCGCAAGGAGCTGCAGACGAAGCTGCGCGGCGACCGCGGGCCGGAAAAGGAGATCCCCTTCTCCAGGCCCGGCTCGCTGACCCGCGTCTTCGCCGTCGCCAGCGGCAAGGGCGGCGTCGGCAAGTCGTCGGTCACGGTGAACCTCGCCGCCGCCATGGCCTCCCAGGGCCTGAAGGTCGGCGTCGTCGACGCCGACATCTACGGCCACTCGGTGCCGCGCATGCTCGGGGTGAGCGAGCGGCCCACCAAGGTCGAAGACATGATCATGCCGCCGGTGGCGCACGACATCAAGGTCATCTCGGTCGGCATGTTCAAGCCCGAGGGCAACACCCCGGTGGTCTGGCGCGGCCCGATGCTCGACCGCGCGCTGTACCAGTTCCTGACCGACGTCTTCTGGGGCGACCTCGACGTCCTGCTGATGGACCTGCCGCCGGGCACCGGCGACATCGCGATCTCGGTCGCCCAGCGCATGCCCACGGCGGAGATCCTGGTCGTGACGACCCCCCAGCAGGCCGCCGCCGAGGTGGCCGAGCGCGCCGGGTCGATCGCCGCCCAGACCCACCAGCAGATCGCGGGGGTCATCGAGAACATGGCGTGGCTGCCCTGCCCGCACTGCGACGAGCGCATCTCCGTGTTCGGCGAGGGCGGCGGCCAGTTCGTGGCCGACGCGCTGACCCGCACGCTGGGCTCGCGGGTGCCGCTGCTTGGTCAGGTGCCGATCGACATGCGGCTGCGGGAGGGCGGCGACGAGGGCAAGCCGCTCGTGCTGACCGACCCGGAGGCCCCCGCGGCGGCCGAGCTGCGCAGGATCGCGGCCGGGCTCGGCCGCAAGCCGACCGGCCTCAAGGGGCTGAAACTCGACATCTCCCCGGTCAAGCACTGA
- a CDS encoding anti-sigma factor family protein: protein MSHLGERVSALIDGELGHNERERALAHLTFCADCRAEVDALRALKTRLRSMDPPAMPADLTMSLLRMAEPGGPLPPRMRPFPDHPAFGRLPAMHAAGPMDNRPRRRDDGRPGPGRPGRARRAGYVAVGMASAAVALGTMLMAGGSSATPSSQTPGQMFVHPVPNKAPAVSVSPTPSQSVTRGLSR, encoded by the coding sequence GTGAGTCATCTTGGCGAGCGCGTCTCCGCGCTCATCGACGGCGAACTCGGTCACAACGAGCGGGAACGCGCGCTGGCGCACCTGACCTTCTGCGCGGACTGCCGCGCGGAGGTCGACGCGCTGCGGGCGCTGAAGACCCGCCTGCGGTCCATGGATCCGCCTGCCATGCCGGCGGACCTCACCATGTCGCTCCTGCGGATGGCGGAGCCGGGAGGGCCGTTGCCGCCGCGGATGCGGCCCTTTCCCGACCACCCGGCCTTCGGCCGGCTTCCCGCCATGCACGCGGCCGGGCCGATGGACAACCGGCCCCGGCGCCGGGACGACGGGCGGCCGGGACCAGGACGGCCCGGCAGGGCCAGACGCGCGGGATACGTGGCCGTGGGAATGGCCTCCGCCGCCGTCGCCCTCGGCACCATGCTCATGGCCGGAGGATCGAGCGCCACTCCCAGCAGCCAGACCCCCGGGCAGATGTTCGTTCATCCCGTCCCGAACAAGGCGCCGGCGGTGAGCGTGTCGCCCACTCCGTCACAGAGCGTTACCAGGGGTCTTTCGCGCTGA
- a CDS encoding DUF1003 domain-containing protein: MTERLDQPREIGYRMRLYYDPEAFGRFSERFARFLGTARFIVYMTVFVAVWLLWNVFAPVTFDPYPFIFLTLMLSLQASYAAPLILLAQNRQADRDRVQYEQDKTAAERNQAEIEYLTREIAALRMAIGEVATRDYIRSEFQRLQEELGGEPARSCGAGSEDPR; encoded by the coding sequence ATGACAGAACGCCTCGACCAGCCGCGCGAGATCGGCTACCGCATGCGGCTCTACTACGACCCCGAGGCGTTCGGCAGGTTCTCCGAACGGTTCGCGCGGTTCCTCGGCACCGCCCGCTTCATCGTCTACATGACGGTGTTCGTCGCGGTGTGGCTGCTGTGGAACGTGTTCGCGCCGGTCACGTTCGACCCGTACCCGTTCATCTTCCTCACGCTCATGCTGTCCCTCCAGGCGTCGTACGCCGCGCCGCTGATCCTGCTGGCGCAGAACCGGCAGGCCGACCGCGACCGCGTCCAGTACGAGCAGGACAAGACGGCGGCCGAGCGGAACCAGGCCGAGATCGAGTACCTGACCCGGGAGATCGCCGCCCTGCGCATGGCGATCGGCGAGGTGGCCACGCGCGACTACATCCGGTCGGAGTTCCAGCGCCTCCAGGAGGAGCTGGGCGGCGAACCGGCGAGATCGTGCGGGGCGGGTTCGGAGGACCCCCGCTGA